The Nocardioides salarius genome includes a region encoding these proteins:
- the ychF gene encoding redox-regulated ATPase YchF: MALTIGIVGLPNAGKSTLFNALTKNDVLAANYPFATIEPNVGVVGVPDDRLPRLAEVFGSAKQLPATVEFVDIAGIVRGASEGEGLGNKFLSHIRESAAICQVTRVFRDEDVTHVDGEVNPKSDISTIQTELILADLQTVEKAVPRLEKEAKGNKDLAPVVAAAKEALAHLEAGTPVIDTDLDTALLRELSLLTAKPFIYVFNCDADELAADDLKQQMRDLVAPSEAIFLDAKFESELVELGDEDEAREMLSEMGVTEPGLDVLARVGFDTLGLQTYLTAGPKETRAWTIRKGATAPEAAGVIHTDFQKGFIKAEIVSFDDLMEHGTMQKAKEAGKVRMEGKDYVMADGDVVEFRFNV; encoded by the coding sequence GTGGCTCTCACCATCGGCATCGTCGGTCTCCCCAACGCGGGCAAGTCGACGCTCTTCAACGCCCTGACCAAGAACGACGTCCTCGCCGCGAACTACCCGTTCGCCACGATCGAGCCGAACGTCGGCGTGGTCGGGGTGCCCGACGACCGGCTGCCGCGGCTGGCCGAGGTCTTCGGCTCGGCCAAGCAGCTGCCGGCGACCGTGGAGTTCGTCGACATCGCCGGCATCGTGCGCGGCGCCTCGGAGGGCGAGGGGCTGGGCAACAAGTTCCTCTCCCACATCCGCGAGTCGGCCGCGATCTGCCAGGTCACCCGGGTCTTCCGCGACGAGGACGTCACCCACGTCGACGGCGAGGTGAACCCGAAGAGCGACATCTCGACGATCCAGACCGAGCTGATCCTGGCCGACCTGCAGACCGTCGAGAAGGCTGTCCCGCGCCTGGAGAAGGAGGCGAAGGGCAACAAGGACCTCGCCCCCGTCGTCGCGGCGGCCAAGGAGGCGCTGGCCCACCTCGAGGCCGGCACCCCCGTCATCGACACCGACCTCGACACCGCGCTGCTGCGCGAGCTGTCGCTGCTGACGGCCAAGCCCTTCATCTACGTCTTCAACTGCGACGCCGACGAGCTCGCCGCCGACGACCTCAAGCAGCAGATGCGCGACCTGGTCGCCCCCTCCGAGGCGATCTTCCTCGACGCCAAGTTCGAGTCCGAGCTCGTCGAGCTCGGTGACGAGGACGAGGCCCGCGAGATGCTCTCCGAGATGGGCGTGACCGAGCCCGGCCTCGACGTGCTGGCCCGCGTCGGCTTCGACACCCTGGGCCTGCAGACCTACCTGACAGCTGGCCCCAAGGAGACGCGGGCCTGGACGATCAGGAAGGGCGCCACCGCCCCCGAGGCCGCCGGTGTCATCCACACCGACTTCCAGAAGGGCTTCATCAAGGCCGAGATCGTCTCCTTCGACGACCTGATGGAGCACGGCACCATGCAGAAGGCCAAGGAGGCCGGCAAGGTGCGCATGGAGGGCAAGGACTACGTCATGGCCGACGGCGACGTGGTGGAGTTCCGCTTCAACGTCTAG
- a CDS encoding pyridoxamine 5'-phosphate oxidase family protein has protein sequence MTNDQLTADEQRVLDLVNDAKIAMLTYVDPSGKLLSKPMATQDTDVDGSLYFIAELHSDKVQALQADPRVNVSYSERGSWVSIAGTASVVDDEARLEELWSAFTDSWLQGGPDNPENILIEVDAESAEYWDAPGGSKVVQLTNLVKAKVTGDRVRGDNETVEM, from the coding sequence GTGACGAACGACCAGCTGACCGCCGACGAGCAGCGCGTGCTCGACCTGGTCAACGACGCCAAGATCGCGATGCTCACCTACGTCGACCCCTCGGGCAAGCTGCTCAGCAAGCCGATGGCCACCCAGGACACCGACGTCGACGGCTCGCTCTACTTCATCGCCGAGCTGCACTCCGACAAGGTGCAGGCCCTGCAGGCCGACCCGCGGGTCAACGTCTCCTACAGCGAGCGCGGCTCGTGGGTCTCGATCGCCGGCACCGCCTCGGTGGTCGACGACGAGGCTCGGCTCGAGGAGCTGTGGAGCGCGTTCACCGACTCGTGGCTGCAGGGCGGGCCCGACAACCCCGAGAACATCCTGATCGAGGTCGACGCCGAGTCGGCGGAGTACTGGGACGCGCCCGGCGGCTCGAAGGTCGTCCAGCTGACCAACCTGGTCAAGGCCAAGGTCACCGGCGACCGGGTCCGCGGCGACAACGAGACGGTGGAGATGTGA
- a CDS encoding acyl-CoA thioesterase, with product MTEQTTAHPVLEDFPARSHDKLRYGDTDRQGHVNNAVFSTLLETGRVELLHPAGGASMNDEGASWVIVRIELDLVGEITWPGTIDIGTRVEKVGRSSVTMQQGLFQAGRPVARATTVIVQMDDETRGSRALGEELAERFRALQG from the coding sequence GTGACCGAGCAGACCACCGCGCACCCCGTCCTCGAGGACTTCCCCGCCCGCAGCCACGACAAGCTGCGCTACGGCGACACCGACCGCCAGGGTCACGTCAACAACGCGGTCTTCTCGACGCTGCTCGAGACCGGGCGCGTCGAGCTCCTGCACCCGGCCGGCGGGGCCTCGATGAACGACGAGGGCGCCTCGTGGGTGATCGTGCGCATCGAGCTGGACCTGGTCGGCGAGATCACCTGGCCGGGCACCATCGACATCGGCACCCGTGTCGAGAAGGTGGGCCGCTCCTCGGTGACCATGCAGCAGGGGCTCTTCCAGGCCGGGCGGCCGGTCGCGCGCGCCACCACCGTCATCGTGCAGATGGACGACGAGACCCGTGGGTCGCGGGCGCTGGGCGAGGAGCTGGCCGAGCGGTTCCGGGCGCTGCAGGGGTGA
- a CDS encoding PHA/PHB synthase family protein, whose amino-acid sequence MTATRSEPARRADERISDAGARDEPGGSELSTPLDLLLSEAGRGPLRRFLPGMSGVRLAAGLARRPGAVVGRAAGLGAELARVQVGRSEVAPHPKDRRFADEAWAKNPFLKRTLQSYLATGQALRGLVADAGLGYGDEQRMGFIVDNLVEALSPTNSPALNPRVLKRTIDTGGGNLLAGGRRFVKDYATAPRVPSMVEPDAFAVGEDIAVTPGSVVLRTEVFELIQYTPQTTKVRSVPLLIVPPTINKYYVIDLAEQRSLVEHLVQAGQQVYCVSWRNPDARHADWGLDTYGQAIIEAMTAAQDIARQEQVALLGICSGGMIASMVMAHLAATGDLDRVAAFSLAVTVLDQHQAGLPSALLSHKGAAASTRASREKGYLDGRALAEIFAWLRPNDLIWNYWVNNYLMGHAPKAFDILYWNADPVRMTAAMHRDFMDLAVRNALTQPGESTMLGSPVDLGTVDVDSYVVAGIADHLCQWESCYRTTQMLGGQSRFVLSTSGHIAAMVNPPGNEKASFQTAETNPADPAEWLAGATKVRGSWWEDYVEWLAARTGPERNRPRRTGSAAYEPVCEAPGTYVHDR is encoded by the coding sequence ATGACAGCGACCCGCTCCGAGCCCGCACGCCGGGCCGACGAACGCATCAGCGACGCAGGGGCCCGCGACGAGCCGGGCGGCTCCGAGCTCAGCACGCCGCTCGACCTGCTGCTCTCGGAGGCCGGACGCGGCCCGCTGCGCCGCTTCCTGCCCGGCATGTCGGGGGTGCGCCTCGCCGCCGGCCTCGCGCGGCGACCTGGGGCCGTCGTCGGCCGCGCCGCCGGCCTGGGTGCCGAGCTGGCCCGCGTCCAGGTCGGGCGCTCCGAGGTGGCCCCGCACCCCAAGGACCGCCGCTTCGCCGACGAGGCGTGGGCCAAGAACCCCTTCCTCAAGCGCACGCTGCAGAGCTACCTGGCGACCGGGCAGGCGCTGCGCGGGCTGGTCGCCGACGCGGGCCTCGGCTACGGCGACGAGCAGCGGATGGGCTTCATCGTCGACAACCTCGTGGAGGCCCTCTCCCCCACCAACAGCCCCGCGCTGAACCCCAGGGTCCTCAAGCGCACCATCGACACCGGCGGCGGCAACCTGCTGGCCGGCGGGCGCCGCTTCGTCAAGGACTACGCGACCGCGCCCCGAGTGCCCTCGATGGTCGAGCCCGACGCCTTCGCGGTCGGCGAGGACATCGCGGTCACCCCCGGCTCGGTGGTCCTGCGCACCGAGGTCTTCGAGCTCATCCAGTACACCCCGCAGACCACCAAGGTCCGCAGCGTGCCGCTGCTGATCGTGCCGCCGACGATCAACAAGTACTACGTCATCGACCTGGCCGAGCAGCGCAGCCTCGTCGAGCACCTGGTGCAGGCCGGCCAGCAGGTCTACTGCGTCTCCTGGCGCAACCCCGACGCCCGGCACGCCGACTGGGGCCTCGACACCTACGGCCAGGCGATCATCGAGGCGATGACCGCCGCCCAGGACATCGCCCGCCAGGAGCAGGTCGCGCTGCTGGGCATCTGCTCGGGCGGGATGATCGCCTCGATGGTGATGGCCCACCTGGCCGCCACCGGCGACCTCGACCGGGTCGCCGCCTTCAGCCTGGCCGTCACGGTGCTCGACCAGCACCAGGCCGGGCTGCCCAGCGCGCTGCTCTCCCACAAGGGCGCGGCCGCCTCGACGCGGGCCTCGCGCGAGAAGGGCTACCTCGACGGGCGGGCGCTGGCCGAGATCTTCGCCTGGCTGCGGCCCAACGACCTGATCTGGAACTACTGGGTCAACAACTACCTGATGGGCCACGCCCCCAAGGCCTTCGACATCCTCTACTGGAACGCCGACCCGGTGCGGATGACCGCGGCGATGCACCGCGACTTCATGGACCTCGCCGTGCGCAACGCACTCACCCAGCCCGGCGAGTCCACGATGCTCGGCTCGCCCGTCGACCTGGGCACCGTCGACGTCGACTCCTACGTCGTGGCCGGCATCGCCGACCACCTGTGCCAGTGGGAGTCCTGCTACCGCACCACCCAGATGTTGGGAGGGCAGTCGCGCTTCGTGCTCTCCACCAGCGGCCACATCGCCGCGATGGTCAACCCGCCCGGCAACGAGAAGGCCAGCTTCCAGACCGCCGAGACCAACCCGGCCGACCCCGCCGAGTGGCTCGCCGGGGCCACCAAGGTCCGGGGCAGCTGGTGGGAGGACTACGTCGAGTGGCTGGCCGCGCGCACGGGCCCGGAGCGCAACCGGCCCCGGCGCACGGGCTCGGCCGCCTACGAGCCGGTCTGCGAGGCGCCGGGCACCTATGTCCACGACCGCTGA
- the phaZ gene encoding poly(3-hydroxyalkanoate) depolymerase, translated as MSTPQSAPESAPDRVRTISVRGITARISVRPGVGPFVNEPPLLLCNGIGVSFEVLQPLVDALDPRRGVVRFDVPGVGGSAPPPTPYPIAALASWVARLMADLGHQRFDVLGLSWGGGLAQQLAVQSWRRVRRVVLVATGTGVLMVPAHPSVLLKMSTPRRHRDPAYAASIAAEIYGGTMRTDPEKGARLLHSVTRSGPRRGYYYQLGAMAGWSSLPFLRLLRQPTLVMGGDDDPIIPAANPRLQARLIPRARLHLYEGGHLDIVTEAETLVPVVEEFLLAPDHDL; from the coding sequence GTGAGCACCCCCCAGTCCGCACCCGAGTCCGCACCCGACAGGGTGCGCACCATCTCGGTCCGCGGCATCACCGCCAGGATCTCGGTGCGACCCGGCGTCGGGCCGTTCGTCAACGAGCCGCCGCTGCTGCTGTGCAACGGCATCGGTGTCTCCTTCGAGGTGCTGCAGCCCCTGGTCGACGCGCTCGACCCGCGCCGCGGCGTGGTGCGCTTCGACGTGCCCGGCGTGGGCGGCAGCGCACCGCCGCCGACGCCGTACCCGATCGCGGCGCTCGCCTCGTGGGTCGCCCGGCTGATGGCCGACCTGGGCCACCAGCGCTTCGACGTGCTCGGGCTGTCGTGGGGCGGCGGGCTGGCCCAGCAGCTGGCGGTGCAGTCGTGGCGGCGCGTACGCCGCGTGGTGCTGGTCGCGACCGGCACCGGCGTGTTGATGGTGCCGGCCCACCCCTCGGTGCTGCTGAAGATGTCGACGCCGCGGCGCCACCGCGACCCGGCGTACGCCGCCAGCATCGCCGCGGAGATCTACGGCGGCACGATGCGCACCGACCCCGAGAAGGGCGCGCGGCTGCTGCACTCGGTGACCCGCTCCGGTCCCCGGCGCGGCTACTACTACCAGCTCGGCGCGATGGCGGGCTGGTCGAGCCTGCCGTTCCTGCGGCTGCTGCGCCAGCCGACGCTGGTGATGGGCGGCGACGACGACCCGATCATCCCGGCCGCCAACCCGCGGCTGCAGGCCCGGCTGATCCCCCGCGCCCGGCTGCACCTCTACGAGGGCGGCCACCTCGACATCGTCACCGAGGCCGAGACCCTGGTGCCGGTCGTCGAGGAGTTCCTGCTCGCGCCCGACCACGACCTGTGA
- a CDS encoding acyl-CoA dehydrogenase family protein, translated as MSHEPEVADLDDSPFSDFLGFELLLEEQDRELLSRVRAFMTREVEPVINEHWTRGEFPHQLVPQIAELGIAGLAYDGPGCPGRGALVDGMVAMELSRTDPSIGTFMGVHGGLAMGSIQLCGSEEQRERWLPAMARMELIGAFALTEPDVGSAISMGLATTARRDGDGWVLNGEKKWIGNASFADLVVVWARDEDDGEVKGFVVEKGTEGMEFDVQQDKIALRVVQNAEIHLRDVHVPETNRLQGADSFASTSEVLRVTRMGVAWQAVGCARGAYEHAVRYTKAREQFGRSIASFQLVQDLLVKMLSNVTAGTAMNVRASQLQDAGLLRDEHASLCKVHSTVRMRETVGWAREVLGGNGILLEHHVGRFVADAEAIYSYEGTREINTLIVGRAITGESAFV; from the coding sequence ATGAGCCACGAGCCCGAGGTCGCCGACCTCGACGACTCCCCCTTCTCCGACTTCCTCGGCTTCGAGCTGCTGCTCGAGGAGCAGGACCGCGAGCTGCTCAGCCGGGTCCGAGCCTTCATGACCCGCGAGGTCGAGCCGGTCATCAACGAGCACTGGACCCGCGGCGAGTTCCCGCACCAGCTGGTGCCCCAGATCGCCGAGCTCGGCATCGCCGGGCTGGCCTACGACGGCCCCGGCTGCCCGGGCCGCGGCGCGCTGGTCGACGGCATGGTCGCGATGGAGCTCAGCCGCACCGATCCCTCGATCGGCACCTTCATGGGCGTGCACGGCGGGCTGGCGATGGGCTCGATCCAGCTGTGCGGCTCGGAGGAGCAGCGCGAGCGGTGGCTGCCGGCGATGGCGCGGATGGAGCTGATCGGCGCCTTCGCGCTCACCGAGCCCGACGTCGGATCGGCGATCTCGATGGGGCTGGCCACCACGGCCCGCCGCGACGGCGACGGCTGGGTGCTCAACGGCGAGAAGAAGTGGATCGGCAACGCCTCCTTCGCCGACCTGGTCGTGGTCTGGGCCCGTGACGAGGACGACGGCGAGGTGAAGGGCTTCGTGGTCGAGAAGGGCACCGAGGGCATGGAGTTCGACGTCCAGCAGGACAAGATCGCCCTGCGCGTGGTGCAGAACGCCGAGATCCACCTGCGCGACGTGCACGTGCCCGAGACCAACCGGCTGCAGGGCGCCGACAGCTTCGCCAGCACCTCCGAGGTGCTGCGGGTGACCCGGATGGGGGTGGCCTGGCAGGCCGTTGGCTGCGCGCGCGGCGCCTACGAGCACGCGGTGCGCTACACCAAGGCCCGCGAGCAGTTCGGCCGCTCGATCGCCTCCTTCCAGCTGGTGCAGGACCTGCTGGTCAAGATGCTCTCCAACGTCACCGCCGGCACCGCCATGAACGTGCGCGCCTCGCAGCTGCAGGACGCCGGGCTGCTGCGCGACGAGCACGCGTCGCTGTGCAAGGTGCACAGCACCGTGCGGATGCGCGAGACCGTCGGCTGGGCGCGCGAGGTGCTGGGCGGCAACGGCATCCTGCTCGAGCACCACGTCGGCCGCTTCGTCGCCGACGCCGAGGCCATCTACTCCTACGAGGGCACCCGCGAGATCAACACCCTGATCGTGGGCCGCGCCATCACCGGCGAGAGCGCCTTCGTCTAG
- a CDS encoding AAA family ATPase, which translates to MTLPPSPYTPGAAPSVLAGRREQVESAEADLAVVATYARFQGRIRVDIGSRGVGKTSLLKTVRESAAGVGMVTAWVTARTDESLVTSLVHALATELDRIGVDVARRTPWRERLERLSVELGVGPAKAGVEVDVSPGGAPGPGQRATSAAFGELVTTAALEARRRGSAGLCLLVDEIQAAPRADLRTLAYAWQELQNAVPEPPAVLFAAGLPNAPDVLTAAVTFSERFGFRTLERLDDADAAEALVVPAAQHDVGWAPDLLEAVVTLAQGYPYFLQLYGDALWRRARPRAGGRLGLEHLEGAHADVERELETMFRARWAKAAPGERRLLTAMAALGDDAVRRGDVAQRMGVGTNEISVARRSLLDKGLVEVAARGMLRFTVPGFAAFVRGESGEEA; encoded by the coding sequence ATGACGCTCCCGCCCAGTCCCTACACCCCCGGCGCCGCCCCCAGCGTCCTCGCCGGGCGACGCGAGCAGGTCGAGTCGGCCGAGGCCGACCTGGCCGTGGTGGCCACCTACGCCCGCTTCCAGGGGCGGATCCGCGTCGACATCGGCTCCCGCGGGGTCGGCAAGACCTCGCTGCTCAAGACCGTGCGCGAGTCGGCAGCGGGGGTGGGCATGGTGACGGCCTGGGTGACGGCGCGCACCGACGAGTCGCTGGTGACCTCGCTGGTGCACGCCCTGGCCACCGAGCTCGACCGGATCGGCGTCGACGTCGCGCGGCGCACCCCGTGGCGCGAGCGGCTCGAGCGGCTCAGCGTCGAGCTGGGGGTGGGGCCCGCCAAGGCCGGTGTCGAGGTCGACGTCAGCCCCGGCGGCGCGCCCGGGCCGGGCCAGCGCGCCACCTCGGCGGCCTTCGGCGAGCTGGTCACGACCGCGGCCCTCGAGGCGCGCCGCCGGGGCTCGGCCGGGCTGTGCCTGCTCGTCGACGAGATCCAAGCGGCTCCGCGCGCCGACCTGCGCACCCTGGCCTACGCCTGGCAGGAGCTGCAGAACGCCGTGCCCGAGCCGCCGGCGGTGCTCTTCGCCGCCGGCCTGCCCAACGCCCCCGACGTGCTCACCGCCGCGGTGACCTTCAGCGAGCGCTTCGGCTTCCGCACCCTCGAGCGGCTCGACGACGCCGACGCGGCCGAGGCGCTCGTGGTGCCTGCCGCGCAGCACGACGTCGGGTGGGCCCCCGACCTCCTCGAGGCGGTCGTCACCCTCGCCCAGGGCTACCCCTACTTCCTGCAGCTCTACGGCGACGCGCTGTGGCGCCGGGCCCGGCCCCGGGCCGGCGGCCGCCTGGGCCTCGAGCACCTCGAGGGCGCCCACGCCGACGTCGAGCGCGAGCTCGAGACGATGTTCCGCGCGCGCTGGGCCAAGGCCGCGCCGGGGGAGCGTCGGCTCCTCACCGCGATGGCGGCGCTGGGCGACGACGCCGTACGCCGCGGCGACGTGGCGCAGCGGATGGGCGTGGGCACCAACGAGATCAGCGTCGCGCGCCGCAGCCTGCTCGACAAGGGGCTCGTCGAGGTGGCCGCGCGCGGGATGCTGCGCTTCACCGTGCCCGGCTTCGCGGCCTTCGTGCGGGGCGAGTCTGGCGAGGAGGCCTGA
- a CDS encoding exodeoxyribonuclease III translates to MRLATWNVNSLRSRIDRVEAFLARHDVDVLALQETKARLDQLPLMGLQSAGYEVAAAGVDQWNGVAVISRVGLADVEVGFPDMPGWGDPVAAEARAIGATCGGVRVWSLYVPNGRKVDDPHYAYKLDWLARLRAAARDWAATPTALVGDWNIAPRDEDVFDIAQFRTSTHVTPPERAAFQGFLDDGYADLARPYTPEPDSYTYWDYYRQRFERNRGMRIDFVLGSPALAARTTGAFVDRDERAGKGASDHAPVVVDLTD, encoded by the coding sequence GTGCGCCTGGCCACCTGGAACGTCAACTCCCTCCGCTCCCGCATCGACCGTGTCGAGGCCTTCCTGGCCCGCCACGACGTCGACGTCCTGGCCCTGCAGGAGACCAAGGCCCGGCTCGACCAGCTGCCCCTGATGGGCCTGCAGTCGGCCGGCTACGAGGTCGCCGCCGCCGGGGTGGACCAGTGGAACGGCGTGGCCGTCATCAGCCGGGTCGGCCTCGCCGACGTCGAGGTCGGCTTCCCCGACATGCCCGGGTGGGGCGACCCGGTCGCCGCCGAGGCGCGCGCGATCGGCGCCACCTGCGGCGGGGTGCGGGTGTGGAGCCTCTACGTGCCCAACGGCCGCAAGGTCGACGACCCGCACTACGCCTACAAGCTCGACTGGCTGGCCCGCCTGCGCGCGGCCGCCCGCGACTGGGCCGCGACCCCCACCGCGCTGGTCGGCGACTGGAACATCGCGCCGCGCGACGAGGACGTCTTCGACATCGCCCAGTTCAGGACCAGCACCCACGTGACCCCGCCCGAGCGGGCGGCCTTCCAGGGCTTCCTCGACGACGGGTACGCCGACCTGGCCCGCCCCTACACCCCCGAGCCCGACAGCTACACCTACTGGGACTACTACCGCCAGCGCTTCGAGCGCAACCGCGGCATGCGCATCGACTTCGTGCTCGGCTCGCCCGCCCTGGCCGCGCGCACCACCGGTGCCTTCGTCGACCGCGACGAGCGCGCCGGCAAGGGCGCCTCCGACCACGCGCCGGTGGTCGTCGACCTGACCGACTGA
- a CDS encoding DNA recombination protein RmuC — protein sequence MDVSTVASLTTTLLLGLAVGAVLGLLWARLRHAEAAAAKPYDDRVGAALDQRAADQAVVREGLERLQDQLRDLEHSRVSWQGQLHQQVADMRHTTDLLGRETRALSTALRKPQVRGQWGELHLRRAVELAGLVDRCDFREQVRLDDGALRPDLVVQLVGERQVVVDSKVPLDAYLDATAADDEETQRAHLARHARQVRTHVEQLGAKSYWRSLEQTPEFVVLFVPAESFLAAALEADPGLIEHAATRQVVLASPTTLIALLRTVAQGWQHEALAEQTREIHRLGRDLHGRLGTLGSHVDAVGRSLNAAVGHYNRAVASLESRVLVSARRFTDLAVTDEELGSPRTVELRAVDRRGAHDDPDERPSVAL from the coding sequence ATGGACGTCTCGACGGTCGCCTCCCTGACCACCACCCTCCTGCTCGGCCTGGCCGTCGGCGCCGTGCTCGGGCTGCTCTGGGCGCGGCTGCGGCACGCCGAGGCCGCGGCCGCGAAGCCGTACGACGACCGCGTGGGCGCCGCGCTCGACCAGCGCGCCGCCGACCAGGCGGTGGTGCGCGAGGGGCTGGAGCGGCTGCAGGACCAGCTGCGCGACCTCGAGCACAGCCGCGTCTCGTGGCAGGGCCAGCTGCACCAGCAGGTCGCCGACATGCGCCACACCACCGACCTGCTCGGCCGGGAGACCCGGGCCCTGAGCACCGCGCTGCGCAAGCCGCAGGTGCGCGGGCAGTGGGGCGAGCTGCACCTGCGCCGCGCCGTCGAGCTGGCCGGCCTGGTCGACCGCTGCGACTTCCGCGAGCAGGTGCGCCTCGACGACGGCGCGCTGCGCCCCGACCTGGTCGTGCAGCTGGTCGGCGAGCGCCAGGTGGTCGTCGACTCCAAGGTGCCGCTCGACGCCTACCTCGACGCCACCGCCGCCGACGACGAGGAGACCCAGCGCGCCCACCTGGCCCGCCACGCCCGGCAGGTGCGCACCCACGTCGAGCAGCTCGGCGCCAAGTCCTACTGGCGCTCGCTGGAGCAGACCCCCGAGTTCGTGGTGCTCTTCGTGCCGGCCGAGTCGTTCCTGGCCGCCGCTCTCGAGGCCGACCCGGGCCTGATCGAGCACGCCGCGACCCGCCAGGTGGTGCTGGCCTCGCCGACCACCCTGATCGCGCTGCTGCGCACCGTGGCCCAGGGCTGGCAGCACGAGGCGCTGGCCGAGCAGACCCGCGAGATCCACCGGCTGGGCCGCGACCTGCACGGACGCCTGGGCACCCTCGGCAGCCACGTCGATGCCGTCGGGCGCTCCCTCAACGCCGCGGTCGGGCACTACAACAGAGCGGTCGCCTCGCTGGAGTCGCGGGTGCTGGTCTCGGCGCGCCGCTTCACCGACCTGGCGGTCACCGACGAGGAGCTCGGCTCCCCGCGCACCGTCGAGCTGCGCGCGGTCGACCGGCGCGGCGCGCACGACGATCCCGACGAGCGCCCTAGCGTGGCGCTGTAG
- a CDS encoding DUF6542 domain-containing protein yields the protein MSSPGRAPTLWEEGTTPGRQVVALGLALTLTAVALDLLVSPGLGWVFGVAFVLVCVGCALLVRPRDFFTVGVLPPPLMLAALVLLGAVTPGAIAREQDGAVQAVFSGLADHALALVLGYALALAVLVVRDRFARAHGRGAAIAWPTRSATRRPSRGAAPRAPGPTSPRPS from the coding sequence ATGAGCAGCCCTGGTCGCGCGCCCACGCTGTGGGAGGAGGGCACCACGCCCGGTCGTCAGGTGGTGGCGCTCGGGCTCGCGCTCACCCTGACCGCGGTGGCCCTCGACCTGCTGGTCTCCCCCGGCCTCGGCTGGGTCTTCGGCGTGGCGTTCGTGCTGGTCTGCGTCGGCTGCGCGCTGCTGGTGCGACCGCGCGACTTCTTCACCGTCGGCGTGCTGCCGCCGCCGCTGATGCTGGCCGCCCTGGTGCTGCTCGGCGCGGTCACCCCCGGGGCGATCGCCCGCGAGCAGGACGGCGCGGTGCAGGCGGTCTTCTCCGGGTTGGCCGACCACGCACTGGCGCTGGTGCTGGGCTACGCGCTGGCGCTGGCGGTGCTGGTGGTGCGCGACCGGTTCGCCCGCGCCCACGGGCGCGGCGCGGCCATCGCCTGGCCTACTCGAAGCGCGACGCGTCGCCCGAGCCGTGGCGCAGCACCTCGGGCTCCGGGCCCGACCAGTCCACGACCGTCGTAG
- a CDS encoding L-threonylcarbamoyladenylate synthase, whose product MARYVDLHPVDPQPRLVSQVVEALRDDALIAYPTDSGYALGCRIGNRDGRDRILKIRGLDDKHHFTLVCRDFSQLGQLVHVDNSAFRAIRSATPGPYTFILPGTPEVPRRLLHPKKKTVGVRIPDHVVVTALLEELGEPLLSSSLILPGESEVRTMGWDIKEELEHQVDIVIEAGETTSEPTTVVDWSGPEPEVLRHGSGDASRFE is encoded by the coding sequence ATGGCCAGGTACGTCGACCTGCACCCCGTCGACCCGCAGCCGCGACTCGTCTCGCAGGTCGTCGAGGCGCTGCGCGACGACGCGCTGATCGCCTACCCGACCGACTCGGGCTACGCGCTCGGCTGCCGGATCGGCAACCGCGACGGCCGCGACCGCATCCTCAAGATCCGCGGTCTCGACGACAAGCACCACTTCACGCTGGTCTGCCGCGACTTCTCGCAGCTCGGCCAGCTGGTGCACGTCGACAACTCGGCGTTCCGCGCGATCCGCTCGGCGACGCCGGGGCCCTACACCTTCATCCTGCCCGGCACCCCGGAGGTGCCGCGGCGGCTGCTGCACCCCAAGAAGAAGACCGTGGGGGTGCGGATCCCCGACCACGTGGTGGTCACGGCGCTGCTCGAGGAGCTCGGCGAGCCGCTGCTGTCGAGCTCGCTGATCCTGCCCGGCGAGAGCGAGGTCCGCACGATGGGCTGGGACATCAAGGAGGAGCTCGAGCACCAGGTCGACATCGTGATCGAGGCCGGCGAGACGACCTCGGAGCCTACGACGGTCGTGGACTGGTCGGGCCCGGAGCCCGAGGTGCTGCGCCACGGCTCGGGCGACGCGTCGCGCTTCGAGTAG